One Dermacentor andersoni chromosome 6, qqDerAnde1_hic_scaffold, whole genome shotgun sequence genomic window carries:
- the LOC126523947 gene encoding uncharacterized protein isoform X2, translating to MRGWQDEKAASEVVDASRHKTDLCSRRSLAASAMLAQGENALGTLPSASTVILAQLPWWKRKVSATFSHLHCPYWDTN from the exons ATGCGTGGTTGGCAAGACGAAAAAGCCGcgtccgag GTTGTGGACGCTTCCAGACACAAGACTGATTTATGCAGcaggcgctccttggctgcatctgcaATGCTAGCTCAAGGCGAGAATGCTTTGGGCACGTTGCCATCTGCGTCCACAGTCATCCTGGCACAACTGCCATG GTGGAAAAGGAAAGTATCAGCAACGTTCTCACACCTACACTGTCCTTATTG GGACACAAACTGA